TTCGTCGAGGGGCAGATCCAGTTCATCGGCTACCACATCGGCCAGGAGAACCCCCTGTGCGGCCTCACCCTGCGCGAGCTCGGCGAGATCCGCGGCATGTACCGCTTCGTGGTCACCGCCATCGGCCGCGGCGACCAGACCATCATCCCCCGGGGGGACGACACCATCCAGGCCGGCGACCGGATCTTCATCTTCGCCCACAAGGACGAGCTGCCCTCCATCCAGTACCTGCTCCATGTGGAGGAGCCCTCGCGGCGCGGACACCGGGCCTTCGTCCTCGGCGGCGGCCACATCGGCCTGCGCATCGCCCGCCAGCTGGAGAAGATGCGCTTCGCCGTGCGCCTCGTCGACCGCGACGAGGAGCGCTGCGCGAGGCTCTCGGCGACCCTGAAGAAGACCATGGTGATCCACGCCGAGGGGACAGACATCCGCACCCTGGTCGACGAGGGGGTCGAGAACGCCGACGTCTTCATCGCCGTCACCGATAATGACGAGACCAACATCCTCTGCTCCCTGCTCGCCCGCCAGCACGGCGCCCGGCGCACCCTGACCCTGGTCAACAAGCCCGAGCTGCTCAACCTGGCGCCGACCCTCGGCATCGACGCCTGCGTCTCGGCGCGCCTCGCCGCCGCCGGTGCGATCCTCAAGTACGTGCGCCGGGGCGAGGTCATCTCCCTGGCCGCCATCGAGGGGAGCAACGCCGAGGTCATGGAAATCCAGATCAAGAAGGGAAGCGCCATCCTCGGCACCCCCCTCAAGGAACTCAACTTCCCCGCCGGAGCGATCATCGGGGCCATCGTCCACGGCCAGAACTACGAGATCCCCACCGGGGAGAGCACCCTGAAGAAGGGCGACCGGGTGGTGGTCTTCGCCCTGCCCGAGGCGCTGGCCCCGGTCGAGAGGTTTTTCGAATAGATGAACGGGATGCTGACCCTGCGCATACTCGGGGCCCTTTTGCTGTTTCTCTCCGGCGCCCTGCTCCTGCCCATCCCCCTCGCCCTGCTCGACGCCGACGGCACCGCCGGCCCCTTCGCCCTGGCCGCCGTCGTCACGCTCGCGGCGGGTTCGGCCCTGTTCAAGTGCTGCAAGAGCGGCAAGGAGCTGACCCTTCGCGAGGGCTTCGC
The DNA window shown above is from Desulfuromonas sp. and carries:
- the trkA gene encoding Trk system potassium transporter TrkA, whose amino-acid sequence is MKILIIGAGQVGYFLCERLSHEGHEVTLIDRNEEQLGRVQDRLNVLGILGNGASAETLEQAGIKETEIFIAVTDMDEVNILACLLAREYGVATRVARVKSIEYTGQSAVLSKEKLGIDLLINPDDAVADEIVKIATRSGAFDVAEFVEGQIQFIGYHIGQENPLCGLTLRELGEIRGMYRFVVTAIGRGDQTIIPRGDDTIQAGDRIFIFAHKDELPSIQYLLHVEEPSRRGHRAFVLGGGHIGLRIARQLEKMRFAVRLVDRDEERCARLSATLKKTMVIHAEGTDIRTLVDEGVENADVFIAVTDNDETNILCSLLARQHGARRTLTLVNKPELLNLAPTLGIDACVSARLAAAGAILKYVRRGEVISLAAIEGSNAEVMEIQIKKGSAILGTPLKELNFPAGAIIGAIVHGQNYEIPTGESTLKKGDRVVVFALPEALAPVERFFE